In Zunongwangia profunda SM-A87, the following proteins share a genomic window:
- a CDS encoding aspartate aminotransferase family protein, whose protein sequence is MNKDFLKYQAQTTPHPLGLEVIDAKGSYIYTSDGQKHLDFVAGVSATSLGHCHPAVITAIKKQADKYLHVMVYGEYAQAPAVDFSKLLAKSLPDPLNKVYLVNSGTEAIEGALKLARRATGRTEILAAKNAYHGNTMGSLSLMNFEERQKPFRPLIGDVDFIEFNNDDNLNRITKKTAAVILETIQGGAGFIEPQNDYLKKVKDHCEAVGALLILDEIQPGFGRTGKLFGFENYDVVPDIMAIGKGMGGGLPVGAFVASEKLMDLLADHPKMGHITTFGGNPLVAAACHATLKTILETELMAETLEKEKRFRELLIHPLITAVRGKGLMLAAIVESEDIANQVIINCKEKGLILFWLLFEKTAIRITPPLTISIEEIEEGCGIIIDVLNKIKNKA, encoded by the coding sequence TTGAATAAAGATTTTTTAAAATATCAGGCACAAACAACGCCACACCCTCTAGGCTTAGAGGTTATTGATGCCAAGGGGTCTTATATTTATACCTCAGATGGGCAAAAACATCTGGATTTTGTAGCCGGTGTTTCGGCTACAAGTTTAGGACATTGCCATCCTGCAGTAATCACTGCGATAAAAAAACAGGCCGATAAATATTTGCATGTGATGGTTTATGGGGAATATGCCCAGGCTCCTGCTGTAGATTTTTCGAAACTTTTAGCAAAAAGCCTTCCTGATCCTTTAAATAAAGTATACCTGGTAAACTCTGGCACAGAAGCAATTGAGGGTGCTTTAAAATTAGCCAGACGTGCTACGGGCAGAACAGAAATACTGGCGGCTAAAAATGCCTATCATGGGAATACCATGGGTTCTTTAAGTTTAATGAATTTTGAGGAACGCCAAAAACCATTTAGACCGCTAATTGGTGATGTTGATTTTATTGAATTTAACAATGACGATAATTTAAACCGCATCACAAAAAAGACAGCTGCGGTTATTTTAGAAACCATTCAGGGTGGTGCTGGTTTTATTGAACCCCAGAATGATTATCTAAAAAAAGTAAAAGACCATTGCGAAGCAGTAGGCGCCTTGCTGATCTTAGATGAAATTCAGCCTGGTTTTGGACGAACCGGAAAATTATTTGGTTTCGAAAACTATGATGTTGTTCCAGATATAATGGCTATAGGAAAAGGAATGGGCGGTGGCTTACCGGTAGGTGCTTTTGTAGCATCAGAAAAATTGATGGATCTACTTGCTGATCATCCAAAGATGGGACATATCACCACTTTTGGCGGTAATCCATTGGTGGCAGCGGCCTGTCATGCCACCTTGAAAACCATCCTGGAAACTGAATTAATGGCAGAAACCTTAGAAAAAGAAAAACGCTTTAGAGAATTGCTCATTCATCCTTTAATTACAGCAGTAAGAGGAAAAGGATTAATGCTCGCAGCTATTGTCGAATCAGAGGATATAGCTAATCAGGTCATCATAAATTGTAAAGAAAAAGGACTAATATTATTCTGGCTGCTATTCGAAAAAACAGCTATAAGAATTACGCCGCCGCTAACTATTTCTATTGAAGAGATTGAAGAAGGTTGTGGCATTATAATTGACGTTTTAAATAAAATAAAAAACAAAGCTTAG
- a CDS encoding ferritin-like domain-containing protein: MKKPVVKVEFGDKKGQGNSRRRFIKMSGLAFAGSTLLYACSEDDDFNPGMEPEPEPTPDPDPEAFDLGSGDVGILNYALALEQLEAAFYQMVLDGDYFAGASDEEKTIMTDLRNHEVIHREVLRTALNSVVDEDMVIPELEFDFSEANVDFSDRTSVLNTALLLEDTGVSAYNGAGKLISNADYLLVAGQIVSVEARHASAIADLINPGSTDFARNDVLVDLGGSGLAYDKAQAPSEILEAVVGLGVVQTPFTANNLPTE; the protein is encoded by the coding sequence ATGAAAAAACCAGTTGTTAAGGTGGAATTCGGAGACAAAAAAGGTCAGGGAAATTCCAGAAGAAGATTTATTAAAATGAGCGGTTTGGCATTTGCTGGATCAACTCTACTATATGCATGTAGCGAGGATGATGATTTTAATCCAGGAATGGAACCGGAACCAGAACCTACACCAGACCCAGATCCAGAAGCTTTTGATTTAGGAAGTGGAGATGTTGGTATTCTTAATTATGCTTTAGCTTTAGAACAACTAGAAGCAGCATTTTATCAAATGGTGTTAGATGGTGATTATTTTGCAGGCGCTTCTGATGAAGAAAAAACAATCATGACCGATCTTCGAAACCATGAGGTAATTCATAGAGAAGTTTTAAGAACGGCCTTGAATTCTGTTGTCGATGAGGATATGGTTATTCCTGAGTTGGAATTTGACTTCAGTGAAGCAAATGTTGATTTTAGCGACAGAACCTCAGTATTAAATACTGCATTATTACTAGAAGATACCGGAGTTTCAGCATATAATGGAGCGGGGAAATTAATTTCGAATGCTGATTATTTACTTGTAGCTGGGCAAATCGTATCTGTTGAAGCGAGACATGCTTCTGCTATTGCAGACCTGATTAATCCAGGGTCTACGGATTTTGCCAGAAATGACGTATTGGTTGATTTGGGAGGATCTGGATTAGCTTATGATAAAGCACAAGCGCCTTCTGAAATTTTAGAAGCCGTAGTTGGATTGGGTGTAGTTCAAACACCTTTCACTGCAAACAATTTACCAACTGAATAA
- a CDS encoding OstA-like protein: MKSFLYIVFLLLTLPYVNAQENNSGRKIDYENDRQYRDEEKYPGALVMSKVNNQVHFIHQGIEVWCNNAVFYESDNFFKAYGEVRMKQGDTVSMNSDYAEYNGNTQFAFASGTVKMKRPQTTLETDSLFFDRIKQEAYYRSGGKVTDTASVLTSTIGRYYFEEDKYTFLSNVKITNPDYIVNSDHIDFYSESGHAYLYGPSTIVGEESTVYCERGFYDTRGDTGYFVKNSKIDYDNRTVLGDSLYFNRNTSFASATNNIQVIDTANNSKVTGHYAEVFREKDSVIITKWPVAASLQDQDSVFIHSDTLLVTGKPENRILRGFYDVRMYKNDMSGKSDSIFVDQQAGITRLININPGENSATSVKRNPVLWSGLNQMTGDTIQLISNKETEQLDSLRVFNNAFLINKDSIEGYNQIKGQLLIGLFEENELYKVNIDKNTETLYYSRTENKDLIGINKTLSSRIEVYFKERQIEDVYYYQAVDGNLKPEEQVLKSNRTLQGFNWRGDERLEKKQDLFKGKVPPELFKIQGIPLPEPIDDFFDEREDGDMLLNENSRLQPQDLKDKTQDSIPSVQSTIPQGVQVNPVSTSPSEGTIRASQIKSETKKDSLESPNASPKIE; the protein is encoded by the coding sequence TTGAAAAGCTTCTTATATATAGTATTCTTATTACTTACACTCCCGTACGTAAATGCGCAAGAAAATAATAGCGGCCGAAAAATCGATTATGAGAACGATCGGCAGTATAGAGATGAAGAAAAATATCCGGGTGCTTTAGTAATGAGTAAAGTAAATAACCAGGTTCATTTTATACATCAGGGAATAGAAGTATGGTGTAATAATGCTGTGTTTTACGAAAGTGATAATTTTTTTAAAGCTTATGGCGAAGTTAGAATGAAACAGGGCGATACCGTTAGTATGAATAGTGATTATGCTGAATATAACGGTAATACCCAATTTGCTTTCGCAAGTGGCACGGTAAAAATGAAACGTCCACAAACAACCTTAGAAACAGACTCTTTATTTTTTGACCGTATAAAACAAGAAGCTTATTATAGAAGCGGGGGAAAAGTTACCGATACTGCCAGTGTACTAACCAGCACTATTGGAAGGTATTATTTTGAAGAAGATAAATACACCTTTTTATCAAATGTAAAAATTACAAATCCCGATTATATCGTAAATTCAGATCATATTGATTTTTATTCTGAAAGCGGTCATGCCTACCTTTATGGCCCATCAACCATAGTGGGAGAAGAAAGTACGGTTTATTGCGAACGCGGTTTTTATGACACTCGGGGTGATACCGGTTACTTTGTAAAAAACTCAAAAATAGATTACGATAACCGCACGGTATTGGGAGACAGCCTTTATTTTAATCGCAATACAAGTTTTGCTTCGGCTACCAATAATATTCAGGTAATCGATACGGCAAATAATAGCAAAGTCACGGGACATTATGCTGAAGTTTTTCGAGAAAAAGATTCGGTAATTATAACTAAATGGCCTGTAGCAGCCAGTCTTCAGGATCAGGATTCGGTTTTTATTCACAGTGATACACTACTAGTTACCGGTAAACCTGAAAATCGTATCCTTCGCGGTTTTTATGATGTTAGAATGTACAAAAATGATATGAGCGGTAAAAGTGATTCCATTTTTGTAGATCAACAAGCGGGTATTACCAGACTCATTAATATTAATCCGGGAGAAAATTCGGCAACCTCAGTAAAAAGGAATCCGGTGTTATGGTCTGGCCTAAATCAAATGACTGGAGATACCATTCAGCTTATAAGCAATAAGGAAACAGAGCAATTAGACAGCTTAAGAGTTTTTAATAACGCTTTCCTCATCAATAAGGATAGTATTGAAGGTTATAATCAAATTAAAGGCCAATTACTGATTGGACTATTTGAGGAAAATGAGCTCTATAAGGTGAATATTGATAAAAATACAGAAACTTTGTATTACAGCCGCACCGAAAATAAAGATCTTATAGGGATCAATAAAACGCTATCGAGCAGAATTGAAGTTTATTTTAAAGAACGGCAGATCGAAGATGTATATTATTATCAGGCGGTTGATGGAAATTTAAAGCCTGAAGAGCAAGTATTAAAAAGTAATCGAACCTTGCAAGGTTTTAACTGGCGCGGCGACGAAAGACTGGAAAAAAAACAAGATTTGTTTAAAGGTAAGGTGCCTCCTGAATTGTTCAAAATTCAGGGAATCCCATTACCTGAACCTATTGATGATTTCTTTGATGAACGTGAAGATGGTGATATGCTGTTAAATGAAAACTCCAGATTACAACCACAAGACCTAAAAGATAAGACACAGGACAGCATTCCCTCTGTACAATCGACAATTCCGCAGGGAGTTCAGGTAAATCCTGTTTCCACGAGCCCATCTGAAGGAACAATCAGAGCATCTCAAATAAAATCGGAAACTAAAAAAGATAGCCTTGAATCTCCAAATGCCTCCCCTAAAATTGAATAA